ATGCCGTCCCTGCTTCTTTGGCTGCACATCGGATTCGCGATCTTCACGATCGGGCCGGTCACCGCCGCGACGATGTCCGCGCCGCGCGCCATCCGCACCAAGAACGTGCCCGCACTGCAGTTCATGCAGCGCATCACGAGGATCTACAGCCTCGGGAGCCTGGGTGTGTTCGTGTTCGGGCTGGTGCTCGGCATCGTGCTCGGCGACGGGCTGCTCGGACGGTGGTACATGACGGCGTCGATGACGCTGTTCATCGTGGCCGCCGTCCTGCTGGTGATCATCGACCGTGATCTGCGCACCGCCGTACAGGCGCTCTCCAGCGAGAGCGCCGACGACGACGCCAAGGTGCAGAACGGGCGGATCGCCGCGATCAGCGGGCTGCTGTCCGTGATCTGGCTGGTGATCCTGTTCCTGATGGTGGTGCCTGAGTAACGCGTGCCTGAGCAACGCGTGCCTGAGCAACGCCTCAGCCCCGTGCCTGGGTAACGCGATCAGCCCAGCGCCCGGGTGAGGTCGGCGAGCAGGTCGTCGATGGTCTCGATGCCGACCGAGAGGCGCACCAGGTCGGCGGGCACCTCCAGCGGGGAGCCCGCCGCCGAGGCGTGCGTCATCCTGCCCGGGTGCTCGATGAGCGACTCGACCCCGCCGAGCGACTCCCCCAGCGTGAACAGCTCGGCCCGGTCGCACACCGCGACGGCCGCCGGCTCGCCCCCGGCGACGCGGAACGACACCATGCCCCCGAACCGGCGCATCTGCTTGGCCGCCACCTCGTGCCCCGGGTGGTCGGGCAGCCCCGGGTAGAGCACGTCGGTCACGCGCGGGTGCGCGAGCAGCAGGTC
The nucleotide sequence above comes from Nonomuraea gerenzanensis. Encoded proteins:
- a CDS encoding DUF2269 family protein, whose translation is MPSLLLWLHIGFAIFTIGPVTAATMSAPRAIRTKNVPALQFMQRITRIYSLGSLGVFVFGLVLGIVLGDGLLGRWYMTASMTLFIVAAVLLVIIDRDLRTAVQALSSESADDDAKVQNGRIAAISGLLSVIWLVILFLMVVPE